Part of the Henckelia pumila isolate YLH828 chromosome 2, ASM3356847v2, whole genome shotgun sequence genome is shown below.
GaaaccttaagctttgatatcaactgatatgaattcttatgaATGAAAGGCAAGCACGATTATAGGGAATCGCACCCTCAATTTGaatacaaaagaaatcaaatattttttgtcccgatttttgaaacaagtaacagatttggaTCTCCACCTCTAATTGAACCCGTAACTAACAATAGAgaatcacgatagaaaacaataaataattcaattagaccttcaaaggaacctgtgtTTGACAACCCAAGTGAAAAATCGATTGataaacgccacaaagttgaagaactttgatgagtttgattttgaataaAGCACAAagattcaataaaattctagagagaattttatgtattgagtaatcaataatctgaaaatcttaattgttattcaataatgaatgtttgttgtatttataatacaatcacaaaataataaaagatatcacaaaatatatctaaaaatataataatattttcctaAAATGTTCTAGCAcaattaaaagactcaaaatagcacaatatatctaaatatatcaaatatatatcaaaaacCATGCACACACACTAACACGCCGAAGTGCATGTGAGAGAAAGCAGGCGCGGGAGAGCGACACAACATGTGCGAGCGTGCACAAACTTCTGTCCAACATTGTTGAAAATTACTCTCATGCGCGGGCGCGAGTCAAgacatgcgcgggcgcgcggagCACTCGAGCCTTGCACCTTCTTGAAGTGTTTTCTTTGAtgttttcttcactttttttaTCCTTTTGGTCTTCAATAACATTATAATAACCTTCAAAATAATATCCAAGCATTCCAACTTGGTTTCCATGTAGtccaaatccttcaaatctCGACGGCAAATTTCggagcaaatcttggaacaatatgaatcttcgagcgcTTTCCAGATTCATATCAAAacgcttccaagtaattaaactgaaaaaagtttgatttgaaaacccaaagcaaagctttgaataaaattctagagagaatttcaataatttgtgtataaactgaatctgaattatttattaatgaaaataaacaaaatatttatagtttacaatcaaaaataaaagataacgcaaaatattgCAAAGATATCACaagatatcatctaaaagttttctaatagatataaaatactcaaaataataatttaataataaaataatatttaattcccGAAACGCACAGAAAACGCCGCAATGTGTGTATTTCTCGAGCACGCGCAGATGCGCTTCAATCCCCCGCAAATGCGCGAGACTCCAGTAGTTTGTGATTTCCAACTCACGCACATACATAACTCTTCCCGCAGAAGCGCTAAATCAAAGAAACCCAAAACGCCGCATATGCACCAAAGTTTCCCGCATATGCACAACATTCCAGAAACCAAAGAAACTAAAACGTCGCATATGCACAAAATTTCCCGCATATACACAAAACTCCAGACACTTAAGAAATCCCAAAAAAACTAAAACGCCACATATACACAAAATTTCCCGCATATGCACAAAACTCCAGACACTTAAGAAATCCCATGTGCGGCCCCTGGCGCAGATGCGTGAAATCATTCCTCTTCCAGATTGCTGCACCAATTTTGGGTCACTTTGTTGATCTTTTTCCACTTCAAGAACATTAAAACATCCTTcaaattgatcttcaatatCACCAACACTATCTTGATAATTTGTCATGAAACTTTGAAGGGCTTCTTTAAATTTCTTGCttcgacctctcgtaattggtccttGTGGCATCGCCAACGGTTCTTTAGCTTCCTTAGTCACTTGTTCAATATGCgcaccatccatgatcgcatcataaCACATAATGCAAACCCAAACCTCCTAAAGCAAAGCAAAGATCCCAGAAACAAGCACAAGATAAATAAACCAGAAAAGAGAGAAAGTCACCTCTAACGTCTTTGTTATTAGCAAATGCAAAACAGGGTCctgaaatcaaaattttgaaatgaactCTTCATCCTTGCAAGCTGCAACAGAAATTGCATCAAGAAGTTGACAGAATCCTACAAAAAATAATGTTTCCAATACAAAAGCAAAGGACATAAATGGAGTCAAGCGACACGAGCAGACTATGAGCAAAGACAACTTTTGCTGTTTTAGGAATCGTTCCAAAGGTGCCCGTGCAAGTTCTATAGCTCACATTCATTCTATCATAAGATCATCCAACAGCAGAGTGGTAGCATATAACACACAAAGTTATCACAGACCAAAACACAAACACCTTACGCGCTATGGCATTTAAACCAGCAAGAGCCCAGGATGCTATCCAATATCAAATACACCAGCACAAAACACATTGCCAACATACACCCAGCAAGTGAATCAATTGTAAAGCACAAACGACAAAGAATTGAAAATTGCGATACCTTAAAGTCGCAAAACCAAACGCCATGAAGCCCAACAGAAAGAAGAAATTTTCCAATATTAATGAAATACTTATAGTAATACTCGAtgataaaattaaaagaaatggGGAGAAGATGGTGGCccaaaataagaaaaatcagcaCAAATCTTCTCCATCTGTTTTTGATGTTGAAGAGCCCAAAACACGTCTTTCTTACCACAAAAATCTTATCATTTCACGAGGGATTTCACTTTGAGCTCCAATTCACTTGTAAATCCAAGAATTTCGGAGATCTCTCGTGGAACCGCCTAGAAGATGAGATGAGCGAGAGAAAAATGAGAGTAAACTAACGAAAGGGAGAACATCAGATGTGTCAAAATATGCTAGCTGTGGGGTTGGCCCGTCACGACATATAAAATTGGTGGATTGGGCTGGCAGTTTTTCAACCCGTCTAAATGTGGGTCGGTCCGCACCGTTCCGCATAATGGTGGGTTGTGGTGGGTTGCGGATTGGCTCGCAAAAACTCGTCAATTTACACGTGAGCcgtcgggttggcccgcccGGCCATCTAAAATAGGTGTGTTGGGTTAGTGTTTTCACAACCCGCGTTGAccgttttgacacctctagAGAATAGTACGTGGAGCGACCTGTTTAACATATGACCCGACCCATGACCCATTCAACCCGATAATTGACCCGTGTTTTTTGCCCAAAAAACATCAAAAAACACCTCCTacttgtttttcaaaaattgtattttaagaacacttttttaaaataaaattttaaaaatgttttgCGCAAATCTTGTCCAAAcacatttgaaatttttttaattttttatgataAACAACATACACACATGGTATAAGGAAAATTTTTTaacttataaaacactaaaaacgtttttaaaagTTATTGTTCAAACGTAATCTAGATTTTGAAATCATAAAATTGAGATTATTATAATCTTTATTTTAGGGCCTATTTAATTTTCGGAAAAAGAGATCAATGATTGTAATGATTTCACAATTTGGCATATTTCCTAATCCATCCATAATAATCTCGTGCACAACCGAATACAAAAGGAAGCTTTAcatacagaatctaattttctAAATGGGAAACATGGGACAGTGGGGCCAACTAAACGACGTCACCTAGAGAGCACGTTTTGCTACCCAAGAAGCTACTCTACTCTCCTCTCTAGTCCCTTTGGGAAGATTTTTGTTCAAGTTGCTCTGTAGTAATCTGACCAAAAGCTGATAGTATTCCATGTCTTCGCCGCCGCTTTCTTCGGCGGATAACGTAACGAAGCCGGAGAGCGGGATTCCTGTGGCCGCGGGCGCTGTAGCGGCAACGCCGCGCCCGACCAATGGCACGACATTGGTGGCACTGGGAGTGGGGATAGGGATAGGCGGGGCAATCGTGTTGGTTTGCGTGGGTATTTTCGTTATTTGGTACAGGAGGAGGAAGAGGCGCCGTGGGTTGAACGGATTTGCTTGTGCTTCTCAGGGCCCGAAAGGTAATTTGGTAAATTATGTTTTTGgcttgattttgtttttgttttcaaaCTCTTTAATGGCGGATACTTGTAATCTGTACGTATTATGTTCTCGCATGCTTTATTCTTTTGTATTTGCTCCATATTGTCTCACTTGACGAAGACAAATATTCTTTGTTTGCATATATACATCTGGAATTGCATATTGAGTTAGCAAGCCTTTGTAAAACATTATACTTTTGCTGAAGTGAATAAGTTCATAGATTATCAAAAagcaaagaaacaaaattgaaaAGCTAATACTCAAAGTtgggaatggttccataaataAGAGGATAGTTATTTTAACATTAACTTTTTTGCTAGAATCCAAAACACTTTTGGAGTCCCATGGCTAGCTTCTTGGTTTAAGAAACACTTAAAGAGTTCTGGGTTTAAGAAATActtaaaaagtaattttttcaAGCCAAAATTTAGTATTCACTTTTTTTTAACCGCTCCCAAGTGACAGATTTGGGTCTTTTCTTGCAATTTgtaagatttaaatttttttaagaacGTGCATGTCCTTTTTCTATtacttcaaaaaaatattattgtagCTGATAATTGTGAACTCATTTTTTAAGTTGTATCATGTATGATAATCTAAATTTCATATTTCAATGCTGTGATAGTACAAGAAACTGTTTTCGTCTAACATTCATTTTTCAAATAATTGAACTAACTTGCAATATACGAGAATCGAACATATGACCATGCATTGGAACCGAGACTATCGGTTTTAAAATAATAGTGATAATTACTTCTTGTGACATTTGGAGTTGATTGTGATAATTGGTTTCCTTAATGGAAAACCTAAGGGCAAAAAATTTCGTTGGAAGTTGTGTTCTTGATGCTTTGGCTGATGACTCCATTAATTTTTGTTATGTATCTtttccaagttcatttggagcaTAACAGAAATTTTCATTTGCTTTTGAGATCCTTGTTTCCAGTTGCTGAAATTGATCTAATACACCTGTTTTTCTCTCCTTACAGCTGCCTCCATTTGTGGTCCACAGAATAAGTGGCAGGAGCCTGCTCCCCTACCAACTAGTAACGTTGCCAGAGCAATGCAAAAGCCCACTTCTCTACCGGGCATTTTATCAAATTCTCGTTTATCTTCACTGGATGGATCTACTCCACAGCTGCCTTCATTTGGTAGCAGCCTGAACTCAGAAAGGCTGGTCCCACCAGCTTCAGATAATAGTCCGTCTTTCACAAAAACTACTTTCACATATGAAGAACTTGCCTTTGCTACTAAAGATTTCTCTGGGTTCAACCTCCTTGGTCAAGGTGGCTTTGGATATGTCCACAAGGGAGTGCTTTGTCATGGGAAACAGGTAGCTGTTAAGCAACTGAAAGTTGGGAGTGGTCAAGGGGAGCGCGAATTCCAGGCTGAGGTTGAAACTATAAGCCGTGTTCATCACAAGCATCTAGTAGAACTGGTTGGGCACTGCATTTCAGGGTTTCAGAGGTTGTTGGTGTATGAATACGTTCCAAATGGTACCTTGGAGTTTCACTTACACGGTAAGCCCACATGGAATCGAGCTTTTTACTTCCATGGTTAGTATGATGTGAGTTGGGCTACGTAATTTGTAAAAtgcatatttaaattttcttaaaTTGTCGGGAAGAACTGGTGTTCGATGACATTCATTTTTCAGGAATATATCATTAATAGCTTCATTGCGGATCTGCAGTCTTATCAATTTCTTGGAAAGTAAGCGTGAACCAATAACTTTTCACCTGTTGGGCTTGATATTCTTTCAGTATCATGAGTGCCTCTTTTGTCAAGGATGGATTTCCATGTGTCCATGTCGGTGCCACCCTTAGTTGAGGCAGATATTGCATTTTCATTTACATCCTCAGAAATATACGAAATGGTCTCTGTTAATGTTTCCATTCCATTGATCTAATGCTCTTGGGTTTTCTTTTCATGTCTGATTTTAACTTGAATGTTTTGTAAAACAATTGTTTTGCTTGGCGATCTTACCTTCTCAAATTTAAGAGACCAAACATCATGATTGTGATTGGTTATTCGCCATATATTGTTCCTTTATGTTCTATTCCTCTTTGAATTGTAAACAAAGAGACCAACATGCAGGAAAGGGGAATCCTCCCATGAAGTGGGAAACTAGAATGCAAATTGCTTTAGGATCTGCGAAAGGGTTGGCGTATTTGCACGAGGACTGTGAGTCTTTCACCTCATGATCTTGTTGTCAATAATTTTGTCTATTTAAGCTATTGTTCTTTTGTATATCTTATCACTTCTAACTTTGTTTATACACGCAGGTAAACCCAAGATCATACATCGTGATATCAAGTCTTCTAACATTCTTCTTGATGAGAATTTCGAGGCAAAGGCATGTGATGTGATATCTGTAATATTAATCAATATTTCTTGCATTACTCTTGATTCTGATTTTTTCACTTTCCTCTATGTTTATTTGACTCACTATTTTATGCGAATAAATTGCTGCTTATGATCACATACCAGGTTGCAGATTTCGGGCTTGCCAGGTTCTACTCTGATACTGATACTCACGTCTCTACTCGAGTAATGGGAACTTTTGGGTAAATCTACAGCAAATTGGCTTTTTCTTTCCCCACTTTTTGGTTGCTCTGCTTCTTGCTCTGTAAAACTCTGAATTGCACATTTTGTGCTCGCATGCATTTCATTATTTGCAGCTATTTAGCGCCAGAATATGCTCTTACTGGAAAGCTGACTGATAAATCGGATGTCTTCTCATTTGGTGTCGTGCTTTTGGAGTTGATAACGGGGCGCAGGCCAATCGATAAGTCACAACACTATCTTGATGATAACATCATTGATTGGGTGAGACAATCTTCGATGTTAACagtgatatttaatttatccaaaaatttatAAGAAAAACCAGGGCTATCGAGAAACATATATTTAAGTGTAAagacaaaattcaaaattatattttgacGAAACAAAGACTACGTATGTTTGTTTTGACTGAAGTGGTACTCATCGAAGATAACGTACCAAATAACTAACCAAATTTCTATATATGGTCATTCAATGTTGCTTGGATGGACTTGGATTATCCCAATTTAAACTCTTTCACTTGCTATTCCTCGGTAGCATTTAGTTCTCTTGTTCTTACTTCTGGGTACCTCTTGTTTTTACAGTGATTTGTAATGAATGCAGGCAAGGCCTTTGCTTACACAAGCTATGGACGATAGCAATTTTGATATTGTGGCCGACCCTCGGTTGCAGGCGGATTATAACCTTATTGAGATGTCCCGAATGGTTGCATGTGCTTCTGTCTGTGTGCGCCATTTGGCACGTCGCAGGCCGAAAATGAGTCAGGTTGCCATCTGTTTTTTTACGTTCTTTCATACGAGTTTTCTAAAATGAAAAGTCTTAATCACATCTTTATATTTGgttaataatttcaaaaacTGAGCGAGTCATAGCCTCAagtagagccgtcaatttgggttagacCGGTCGCCCTGTCCCGCCACATAATTTAAGTGGTTTAggatgaaattttttcaactcaACTAAAGGCGAGCCAACCCGCAGTGGACCTggacaaaaaatttttaattttttttcacactttatgatgatatatatttttttttattaaaagttgTGAATTTCTTTTTTGTATCAagtactttatataaaatttacacgtaTTACTACAATAATTAGAAATCTTATTAATAAGTTTCtattgatatttatttatgaaatgaaatttataataaactataatgattttaattttacttattatttttatttgtagtgaGTTAAACCGTAGGTTGACCCGCCTAAATCGCAACCCatcttgggttgggttgggttgggttgggttaaGGATTTCCAACGTGCCGGAATGATTAGCGGGCCTGCCCTTGATCCGTCAAACGGTAGGTTTTTGGTGGGTCGACCCGCGCTGCCACAAGTTGACCCGTGCGACCGCTCTAGCCTCAAGTGTCATTTTCTTATACCTATGATGCACGAATACCTCTAAAAGTGGTCATATACCCTTGTCGTTTTGCGTCGCATCTTTCCAGATACCGATGCTTGATGGATACGTATTGAATATTCGATAGGCTTAAATTGAAGGTCCATCCACATATACCGATAAAACACAATTAACGATCAGGTTTATCCGGAACCGGCATGGGCAATGGTTGAAACTTTACAAATACTGATACCAAAAAAAATGCAGCATAGTCTGATACGCTCTCATTCCTCTGATTCTTTTCTAAATGTAGATAATCCGTGCTTTAGAAGGAAGCTCGTCTCTGGATGACTTGAACTATGGCACACGACCTGGACATGGCTTGGTACAAGACTCCCATGGTAGCTCAGATTATGACGTCTCTTACGATAGCATGCAATACAAAGAGGACTTGAGAAAATTCAGAAAATTGGCATTTGAAAGTGTCGAACACAACCCGAGCGAGTGCAGTGGCCCGACTAGTGAATTTGGTCCTCAGCCCTCGGGCTCCAGTAGTGAAACTCAACGAACACAAAATTGAGTGGTGAACTGTCGAAAACGGGGAACAAAGAAAAGCTTGGAGGCATTGGTTTTTGCACATTTGATCAACTttggtgaatttttttttgatggTTTGGCATTTATTCCATATGCTGctgtttataattaattttcataaagaAGATTGTGCTTTTAGCCTCTGCTGCCTAattcttgtgtatttatttgtAGAATAGGATTGTGTAGGGATGTTAAAAAAAACACGAaggatatatttttaatttttgcgGTTCTTGATAGTTCTATTATAAACCGTATTTACATGATTGCATCTTATGattaatttgagtttttttaGATGGAACTACAATACGTTCAAAACCGTAAAAAAATGATGAACTATTATTGTATACATGGTTACATTGATGTTTATTCGGTATAAATGGGGGGTATTTTTTAGATTTCACGGTCTATTTGTAGTGACTCGTCCCGTAATCAATAAAGAATCAAATCTTACGCATGCAATTAAAGCTTAAAAAATAGAGAATCACAGAAAAAACtgcgaaaacttaaatcaaataTTAACCCAGCAAATACAATCGGTAAATAACTGaaacccaaaaataataataataatacaactcaatcaaaattcaatacaaaaggGTCAAGCTTAATTAAAACCGCTGGCACGAACTGAGTTCCCAACTCTCCGGTTGCCAACTACTCACTGATCCCTGAACATGGAAAACCTACaactgtcccgtcgaatggggtgtccaataaAACACACGGACATGAGCAAATAATGCTCAGAACGGAGGTATGGGTATACGCATGCTATGAATGCAAATACAAATGAATATGAATGGGTACGGGGAACCTATCATAGATAGAACACTGTTCAGTCAAAGGCGCCatagtatgtagcacgatggGCTGTCGTATCAGGAGGTGGCTTCCATACACCATAAATCTTGTGGGCTTATCACCAGACCAAAACCATGAAATCCACCCACAAATATTATGGGACTGAGCGACCCCTCTGCTGGTTATCTCAATGAAAAGTACAAGCTCAACGTGCCAATGCATGGAACATAATATCCATGACATAATAGATGCACATATAAGCaatgccacataaaacatgcaatcatggaATAAGCATACTTAACCATGATATATCGGATAGTACGTTCGTACCTTAAATCATACAACTCAAGCAACTCGGGTACTCAAGTCCAAGCATATAAGCTATAATCACTATATCACTTACAGcttactaaaagccttaactagactaatagctactcacaaAAGCTAATCCGAGTCTAGTAGTATACTTGCaaccgtcgtcagcccactgatggcgatagccccaaaacttgggcacaactccatACAACCCTAGCATCGCTCCGTCGCCTTCTGGCTCTCGAAAGA
Proteins encoded:
- the LOC140881782 gene encoding proline-rich receptor-like protein kinase PERK15, with translation MSSPPLSSADNVTKPESGIPVAAGAVAATPRPTNGTTLVALGVGIGIGGAIVLVCVGIFVIWYRRRKRRRGLNGFACASQGPKAASICGPQNKWQEPAPLPTSNVARAMQKPTSLPGILSNSRLSSLDGSTPQLPSFGSSLNSERLVPPASDNSPSFTKTTFTYEELAFATKDFSGFNLLGQGGFGYVHKGVLCHGKQVAVKQLKVGSGQGEREFQAEVETISRVHHKHLVELVGHCISGFQRLLVYEYVPNGTLEFHLHGKGNPPMKWETRMQIALGSAKGLAYLHEDCKPKIIHRDIKSSNILLDENFEAKVADFGLARFYSDTDTHVSTRVMGTFGYLAPEYALTGKLTDKSDVFSFGVVLLELITGRRPIDKSQHYLDDNIIDWARPLLTQAMDDSNFDIVADPRLQADYNLIEMSRMVACASVCVRHLARRRPKMSQIIRALEGSSSLDDLNYGTRPGHGLVQDSHGSSDYDVSYDSMQYKEDLRKFRKLAFESVEHNPSECSGPTSEFGPQPSGSSSETQRTQN